Proteins from a single region of Cydia strobilella chromosome 2, ilCydStro3.1, whole genome shotgun sequence:
- the LOC134749182 gene encoding solute carrier family 22 member 11-like: MYSIEAKDGKVPFEEALGKTGYGLYSYLIIALAGASTISFVALIYGSTIIVPASACELETTTAQQGLVVGVPVAVSTGALIGSLLWGFLGDTRGRRRMLLVSLALGAASNALASISVNWIMLMIIQLCTVTLGSGIYVLSMTLLSESVPLQKRNVAMVLVSSVFLLSQGILSVMSIPIIPLTFSYHLEALGIYWNSWRTLQVVYSLPCLICAVFWVFMQESPKYVLASGNEDQALKILRTIHRLNNCRRGEELQVKALLQEKDATSEKKSNVKEQIAPLFKKPYLKSTLIMASLFMFNSVVAFVVWAPSIFNQLMTLLETKEGSDLTLCQIIATEVDVDPDAAPCSINSTAMLLLLAMCALQSVFNTILSLIVDKAGRRNTAMAVASVCGLSGVLVNLVPNAIGTAVLFAVFSLGGVTSGFYTAIAVALFPTRLRFVSMTDHHQQPFLSVVSRTMAMALQMVGARLMSVVLIQIINYLLVNSCELGFYLFSILFASSALVLALLPDDRQLLAPLKQPNPEIVDEQHEQRTSI, from the exons ATGTATTCTATCGAAGCAAAAGATGGAAAAGTACCCTTTGAAGAAGCGCTCGGGAAAACAG GTTATGGCTTGTACAGTTACCTGATAATAGCGCTAGCGGGCGCGTCCACCATCTCCTTCGTAGCTTTGATATACGGAAGCACCATTATCGTGCCAGCAAGTGCATGTGAACTAGAAACCACCACGGCACAGCAGGGGCTTGTGGTCGGGGTGCCTGTTGCAG tttcgACAGGGGCGTTGATAGGCTCTCTGCTATGGGGCTTTCTGGGCGACACGCGCGGCCGCCGCCGCATGCTGCTGGTATCGCTGGCGCTGGGCGCCGCGTCCAACGCGCTGGCCAGCATATCTGTCAACTGGATCATGCTGATGATCATCCAGCTATGCACCGTCACTTT GGGCTCAGGGATATACGTGCTGTCAATGACTCTGCTCAGCGAGAGTGTACCACTACAGAAACGTAATGTCGCCATGGTTCTGGTTTCCAGCGTCTTTCTACTATCACAAGGCATTTTATCAG TAATGTCTATACCCATCATCCCGTTGACGTTTTCTTACCACCTGGAGGCGCTTGGTATCTACTGGAACTCCTGGCGTACTCTGCAGGTGGTGTACTCACTGCCGTGTCTTATCTGCGCGGTGTTCTGGGTATTCATGCAGGAGAGCCCCAAGTACGTACTGGCTAGTGGAAATGAGGACCAGGCACTGAAGATCTTGAGGACCATCCACAGGTTGAATAATTGCAGACGTGGGGAAGAATTGCAA gtaaaaGCGCTTCTGCAAGAGAAGGATGCCACATCCGAAAAGAAGTCAAATGTTAAGGAGCAAATAGCGCCGCTATTCAAGAAACCATATTTGAAGAGCACTTTAATCATGGCCAGTCTCTTCATGTT CAACAGTGTAGTAGCCTTCGTCGTGTGGGCTCCGAGCATCTTCAATCAACTGATGACACTGCTGGAGACAAAAGAGGGTTCGGACCTCACGCTCTGCCAGATCATCGCCACAGAAGTTGACGTTGat CCTGATGCAGCACCCTGTTCCATCAACAGTACCGCTATGCTGCTACTCCTGGCCATGTGTGCGCTGCAATCTGTATTCAACACCATCCTCAGCCTG ATAGTGGACAAAGCAGGCCGCCGCAACACCGCCATGGCCGTCGCCTCCGTGTGCGGCTTGTCCGGCGTGCTGGTCAACTTGGTCCCCAATGCCATAGGCACGGCTGTGCTGTTCGCAGTTTTCTCCCTGGGTGGCGTGACGTCGGGCTTTTATACCGCTATCGCTGTTGCACTGTTCCCCACACGACTGAGGTTTGTTTCCATGACGGATCATCATCAACAGCCATTTT TGTCTGTTGTTTCCAGGACCATGGCTATGGCTTTACAAATGGTGGGCGCACGGCTGATGAGCGTCGTTTTAATTCAAATCATCAACTACCTCCTTGTCAATTCTTGCGAGCTGGGCTTCTACCTCTTCTCAATTCTGTTTGCCT CATCAGCGTTGGTATTGGCTCTATTACCAGACGACCGCCAGCTGCTCGCGCCGCTGAAACAGCCCAATCCGGAAATTGTTGATGAGCAACATGAGCAGAGGACATCCATTTAA